The following are encoded together in the Cynocephalus volans isolate mCynVol1 chromosome 4, mCynVol1.pri, whole genome shotgun sequence genome:
- the LOC134376682 gene encoding LOW QUALITY PROTEIN: olfactory receptor 5G25-like (The sequence of the model RefSeq protein was modified relative to this genomic sequence to represent the inferred CDS: inserted 2 bases in 1 codon) has protein sequence MKHEHPVGADGQLVGDPQIVLFLIFLFVYLVTLLGNVGMIILIWMDSRLHTPMYFFLSHLSFADVCSSSVIGPEMLTDIYVEKKVISFFGCAAQLWVFGHFVVTECFILAAMAYDWYTATCKPLLYTLIMSQQVCVQLVVWPYAMGLISTLTHTTLTFHLPYCGPNIINHFFCDLLPVLSLACTDTQVNKFLLFIMAGALGVLSGVIILVSYIRIVIAXSADGRCKAFSTCSSHLTAISIPCGTLFFICVRPSSSFSLDINKVVSLFYTAVIPMLNPLIYSLRNKEVKDSLRRKLERKKKKVKKKKVFTNQAQNINKVIPVDILLSLRTSRARPFHPERPESCRANRAPSDPHWKGRHNIPGLPPEASPHGPERPKLPVHRPQGSHTELRVPAGSKTDTRVKRVDHKILCHND, from the exons ATTGTTCTCTTTCTgatatttctctttgtttatcTTGTCACTCTTCTGGGAAACGTGGGGATGATCATTCTCATTTGGATGGATTCCAGACTCCACACTCCCATGTACTTTTTTCTCAGCCACTTGTCCTTTGCGGATGTCTGCTCCTCTTCTGTTATTGGTCCCGAGATGCTGACCGACATCTATGTGGAGAAAAAAGTAATCTCTTTTTTTGGTTGTGCTGCCCAGTTATGGGTTTTTGGTCATTTTGTAGTCACTGAATGCTTCATTCTGGCTGCCATGGCATATGACTGGTATACGGCCACTTGTAAACCCTTGCTGTATACACTCATTATGTCCCAGCAGGTCTGTGTGCAGCTGGTGGTATGGCCTTATGCCATGGGCCTCATAAGCACTTTGACCCATACAACCCTCACCTTTCACCTGCCCTACTGTGGCCCAAATATAATCAATCACTTCTTCTGTGACCTTCTTCCGGTTCTCTCCTTGGCATGTACAGACACCCAGGTCaacaaatttttacttttcatcatGGCGGGAGCCCTGGGAGTACTCAGTGGTGTGATCATCTTGGTCTCCTACATTCGTATTGTCATTGC ATCTGCTGATGGGAGGtgcaaagccttctccacctgctctTCACACCTGACAGCCATCTCCATCCCGTGTGGGACTCTCTTCTTTATCTGTGTGCGTCCAAGCTCTAGTTTCTCTCTGGACATCAATAAAGTGGTGTCCCTGTTTTACACTGCAGTGATCCCCATGTTGAACCCACTTATCTATAGCTTGAGAAACAAGGAGGTCAAAGATTCACttagaaggaagttagaaaggaagaa gaagaaggtaaaaaaaaaaaaggtgtttacTAATCAAGCACAGAATATAAATAAGGTGATCCCAGTAGATATTTTACTGAGTTTAAGGACATCAAGAGCAAGACCAttccacccagagaggcctgagagctgccgggCCAACAGGGCCCCAAGCGACCCGCACTGGAAAGGCAGGCACAATATCCCAGGACTCCCACCTGAGGCCAgtccccatggcccagagaggcccaagctgCCGGTCCACAGGCCCCAAGGAAGCCATACTGAATTGAGAGTCCCAGCAGGATCCAAGACAGACACTAGGGTCAAACGAGTGGACCACAAgatcctctgccacaatgactaa